The genomic window TCCATGCATTGACATGTCTGCACCGTTCAAGTACGAGCCGTACCACAACGTGCTGGAGGTGACGGAGGCGAACTACGCCGCCTGCACCCCGGGCAACGCCGTCTCCACCCATTCCAGCGGCAAGACCACCTTCAATCTCACCGAAACCAGCACCCGCTACTTCATCTGCGGCATCCCGCGCCACTGCCTCAACGGCACCATGCACGTCAAGGTCACCACCGTCCCCTACGACGCGGCtgctgcagcggcggcggcagtgccAGCCAGCCCTTCGCCAGCTCCGCTCCCCTCGCCTACGGCCGACAGCTTCGCGCAGTCGCCGGCGATGGACGTCGCAGGGAAGTCGCCGACGGGCGCGCCGAGCAACGCGCATCGGTATCAGCAGCCGGCCGTGGCGGTGGCCGGTGGCGTTGGCTGCTCTGGTGGCCTTGGCCGCCTAAGCAACGCCTGCATTTGCACGCACGTTGTAGTTTTGAGTTACCTCATACTGTACATCATACATTTGTTACTGTGTACGCGACAGGTGTACGAACGCAACGCATACGGGATATCTCAGTATTTTTCGAATTGCCTTTAGCTATTCCTTTTTTTACTTCGTTTTGACTTTTCTCCTGTATTTAAATTTGATATAAGTGCTCGGTTATTGTTTTAATGACACGATACATGAATGATCATTTCGCAACCTCTATGTTACAACACACAACAGcatgttcttttttttagctattttctcttcttgctatgtATAAGCAGCGTGCACGCCGCAGAAAGAAGGCGGTCTAGTGTTTTCGATACAATTGACAAACGCGGCAAATTTATTTCACTGAAATCTCAAAATTAAAGAAAGATGAatgtttctccttttttttcttttttcttttttgaaatggGAAATGGATGTCGATGATCTTCTCCAGAAATCAGAAAAGAGAAGGTAGCCAGAATATTTTTCAGGAAGAGGAGCATGGACTAATTGGGATCACGTCTTTGCTAAGAGGGGATCACGTTATACCCGACATAGCACGCAGCATCGCCTTCATCGGCATCCTCTGTTTTCACATGCAAGGAATATGAGACCAACTCAACCGAAGGAGGACCACACAATAGGTATAACCTAATCAGTACCAAATCGCGGGTTATATGGCGAACAAAGCAGAAAGTATACGACATCTAATTCCTCATTTGCTTGAAGTTACGGATTTTATTTACTAATAATATACAACGGTGTCATCAGATCACCCCATGTCACCATCTGATGCATATAAGCCTCCCTTCGGCTCTGCAGtcaactgcatcaataacactGGGGACCCGGACCAATCTAGACTCGAATGGAGGGCGGTGTCGCCTCTTTCCACAGGATCAGGCAACTGGCTTTTGCTTGCTTATGCCACAGGAGGGCACGACTTGGGGTCATCAGAGGTATCGACGTCAGAAGGTGGCATGAATTGCCACATCGGGAATCCGGGGTACCCAATCACAGGCATCATCAGCTTGTGCCCGGCTGCCGGCCCTTGAGGAGCTGTGAACACAGAGGCTGGGATAACCGGAGGGTGCGGCACAAGGCTTGGGCGGGCATTCAGGAACTTTATCTGCTGCTCCAGGCTCTCTTTCTCTGCCTTCAGCCTTTGCTTCTCGTCCCGCAGCTCATTCTTCTCAGCCTGCCAAAGCAAAGGATTTGTGGGGGAAATTACTCAATGGATGGACAACTGGATCAAATCAACTAACttattgcaaaatctttaaaccaCAATATATTGTAGTAAATAACAATCATCTTAACGCATCTAGATAACAACTCATGGAAAACCTCATTTGCAACCAAAGCTTATACAACAAAAAGAAGAGCTGAAACATTGGTGTAAGGTTGCAAGCCTATTAACTCAACAGACATCCATAGTTTATATACAGCACGAGAGTTTAAGCAAATACCTCATGTTCAAATAATCATATAAACTTGCTACTGCAAGCAAACACCAAGGATTGAAAGAAGTAAAACCACAAAAGGGCTGCAGAGACCATTACAGGGGTACGAATAATTTTCTTAGCATGTCATAAATAAGCATAATACTGCCAAAGAAACAAAGATACCAATATTACCACAACTCGAACATCCCTTATGCAAATATTCCCTTATCTCGTTCTTATCCCACAAAAGGCAAATCTTAAACACTAGATCACCGGCATACAAAGCATAAAAGAAGAGTTGCTGCCAATTTGAactaaattttatatgaaaggaatgaaaaaaatggagaaaaaaaggaaTCATAAATCAAGGCTATGAAATGATATGGGGAGCCTAAATAACACATGTCATTGCATACAGAGGCTCATTCCCCCTCTAAATAGATGCATCATAAACAATTAGGCCATACAAAACCGAACTGACCTTCAGCTCTTTGATCTTCTCTTGGAGACTCTCATTTGAATCCTTCAACTTTTGTGCTTCGCTACGCAATTCGGTTACTACGCGAATAGCATCATTCAATATAGCTGACTTGTCCATTTTAGGTGTCTTTCCTGGATCCAAGATGGTACATAATTCCAAGAACCTAACAAAATTAAGTTCATAAATTCAATTATAGTTAAATACAATACAACGACGGCGAATAAAGATTAAACCGAATAATGAAATGCAATTGTTGACAGGGGGCATACCTCTCGTTCAGCTTGTCCCTTCTAATTTTCTCTCTGCATGCTTTTGTGCTTGGTTGAGCACCACTATCTGACCTAGGACTGAAGCATTTTGGTGTTCAAGTTAAAAATATTCTACAGGCAAAAGAAATGCAAATACATCACTTGAACTATGGAATAGAAAGAGAATAGACATACAGACCGTTTATTTGTTGGCTGTTCTTTGCCCTGATTACAGTCCACAGAGGTATTGATTTCCACACTGCCAAAAATTAAAGTTGCAGTATAGAATGTCAAATCTCCACATAATGCACCAGAATAAGCAGCAgaagaaaacataaaaaagCAAATATCTAGTATTCGCACAAATTTTAACACAAAGTCAGTTAAGACAAATTCACTAATTGGGCATTGCAAGTCATAACACCAAAACCTGCACTGGATCAAATACCCAAGTGAAAGAACACCGATCTACATTAGACAACACATGGGATCACAGGCTATTTCATGCAGCCAATCTG from Phragmites australis chromosome 14, lpPhrAust1.1, whole genome shotgun sequence includes these protein-coding regions:
- the LOC133891337 gene encoding transcription factor ILR3-like; translated protein: MASPEGSTWVFDCPLMDDLSAADFAAAPAGGFYWAAPPMQPQPQSPPPPPAQAIATAALPNPCVEINTSVDCNQGKEQPTNKRPRSDSGAQPSTKACREKIRRDKLNERFLELCTILDPGKTPKMDKSAILNDAIRVVTELRSEAQKLKDSNESLQEKIKELKAEKNELRDEKQRLKAEKESLEQQIKFLNARPSLVPHPPVIPASVFTAPQGPAAGHKLMMPVIGYPGFPMWQFMPPSDVDTSDDPKSCPPVA